One genomic segment of Saprospiraceae bacterium includes these proteins:
- a CDS encoding amidophosphoribosyltransferase, which translates to MSDSIKHECGLALIRLLKPLDYYQERYGSCFYGLQKLHLLMQKQRNRGQDGAGVATIKLNIEPGKKYISRRRSNSSNYLQSLFEGVMQHFEGLDESQITNGKWLKENKPFMGEVLLGHLRYGTHGDNSIETVHPFIRENNWISRNLVLAGNFNMTNVEELFQKLVSLGQYPKIKSDTITVLEKIGHFLDEEVQQLFDWYKPEGYTQQQINPLIFENLDICNVLNKASKKFDGGFVIAGMIGHGDAFVLRDPNGIRPAFYYQNEDIVAVASERPALQTALEIGAEDIKEIKPGNALIIKFNGQVNEELCIEPRIKTSCSFERIYFSRGNDIDIYQERKNLGRELVHELLPAISNDFENTVFTSIPNTSESAFVGLTEALHDHLNREKLDAIVLGNGSLSPEKLRSIVMQKPRIEKLVVKDDKMRTFIANDHIRGKLVSHVYDVTYGIIRPGTDTLVALDDSIVRGTTLRDSIVHILSTLKPKKIIILSSAPQIRYPDCYGIDMSQMGKFVAFLALVELLHDHNKEHLLEETYEKCLAQQDWPAEKMQNHLIDLYAEYPYQMISKKIGQMLKPAGSNVEVEVIFQTLEGLHKSCPNHTGDWYFSGNYPTPGGVKVVNTAFINFMQHNDVRAY; encoded by the coding sequence ATGAGCGATTCCATCAAACACGAATGCGGTCTGGCTTTGATCAGACTGCTCAAACCATTAGATTATTACCAGGAGCGTTATGGGAGCTGTTTTTACGGCCTTCAAAAACTTCATCTGCTTATGCAAAAACAGAGGAATCGCGGCCAGGATGGAGCGGGTGTGGCTACGATAAAACTCAACATCGAACCTGGTAAAAAGTACATTTCCCGGAGAAGGAGTAATTCCTCAAATTATCTCCAGTCATTATTTGAGGGGGTGATGCAGCATTTTGAAGGCCTGGATGAATCTCAAATCACAAATGGAAAATGGCTTAAAGAGAACAAGCCATTTATGGGTGAAGTCTTGCTGGGTCATTTGCGCTATGGTACCCATGGCGACAACAGTATTGAAACCGTTCATCCCTTTATTCGCGAGAACAACTGGATCAGCAGAAACCTTGTACTTGCCGGCAACTTCAACATGACGAATGTGGAGGAGCTTTTTCAGAAACTCGTTTCACTCGGTCAATATCCCAAGATAAAATCTGATACCATCACTGTATTGGAAAAGATAGGACATTTTCTCGATGAAGAAGTGCAACAATTATTTGATTGGTATAAGCCCGAAGGATATACCCAACAACAAATCAATCCATTGATTTTCGAAAATCTCGATATATGCAATGTTCTCAACAAAGCTTCGAAAAAATTTGATGGAGGTTTTGTCATTGCCGGAATGATCGGACATGGAGATGCTTTTGTGTTGAGAGACCCCAATGGTATCCGGCCCGCTTTTTACTATCAAAATGAAGACATCGTTGCAGTGGCCTCTGAAAGACCTGCTTTGCAAACCGCTTTGGAAATTGGAGCAGAAGACATTAAAGAAATCAAACCGGGCAATGCATTGATCATTAAATTCAACGGACAGGTCAATGAAGAACTTTGTATTGAGCCCCGTATTAAAACCTCCTGTTCTTTCGAGCGGATCTATTTTTCGCGAGGAAATGATATCGATATTTATCAGGAGCGTAAAAATCTGGGAAGAGAATTGGTGCATGAATTGTTGCCGGCTATTTCCAACGACTTTGAAAATACGGTGTTTACCTCCATTCCAAATACCTCAGAATCAGCATTTGTAGGGCTTACAGAAGCATTACACGATCATTTGAATCGCGAAAAACTGGATGCGATTGTGCTTGGAAACGGTAGTCTTTCACCGGAAAAATTGCGAAGCATTGTCATGCAGAAACCCAGAATCGAGAAGTTGGTGGTTAAAGACGATAAAATGCGGACATTTATCGCAAATGATCATATTCGTGGAAAGCTGGTTTCCCATGTATACGATGTAACCTATGGAATCATCAGACCGGGAACAGATACCCTGGTTGCATTGGATGATTCTATTGTGAGGGGAACAACCTTGCGGGATAGTATTGTGCATATTTTATCTACCCTGAAACCGAAAAAGATCATCATCCTCTCTTCGGCCCCTCAAATCAGGTATCCGGACTGTTATGGAATTGACATGTCGCAGATGGGAAAGTTTGTTGCATTTCTGGCGCTGGTAGAATTGCTGCATGACCATAATAAAGAACATTTACTGGAAGAGACTTATGAAAAGTGTCTGGCACAGCAAGATTGGCCAGCCGAGAAAATGCAGAACCATCTCATCGATTTATATGCTGAATATCCTTACCAGATGATCTCTAAAAAAATAGGACAAATGCTGAAACCTGCCGGAAGCAATGTCGAAGTGGAAGTTATTTTCCAGACTTTGGAAGGCTTGCATAAATCCTGTCCCAATCACACCGGAGACTGGTATTTCAGTGGCAATTATCCTACACCCGGCGGGGTAAAAGTGGTAAATACCGCTTTTATCAATTTCATGCAGCACAATGATGTGCGTGCCTATTGA
- a CDS encoding GatB/YqeY domain-containing protein, whose product MSFSEKINTDLKEAMKAQDQVALRGIRAIKAAILLANTDGSGQEVNDERAIQILQKLVKQRRESLEIYEKQGREDLAQVEREEIQIIERYLPAQMSPDELRTVLADLIATSGAQGPKDMGKVMGLASKQLAGKADGKNISAIVKELLGS is encoded by the coding sequence ATGAGTTTTTCTGAAAAAATAAATACCGATCTGAAAGAAGCCATGAAAGCTCAGGATCAGGTTGCCCTCAGGGGTATCCGTGCCATTAAGGCTGCAATTTTATTGGCCAATACGGACGGAAGCGGCCAGGAAGTAAATGATGAAAGAGCGATCCAAATTCTTCAGAAACTTGTTAAACAGCGCAGGGAATCGCTGGAGATTTACGAAAAACAGGGGCGAGAAGATCTGGCTCAGGTTGAAAGGGAAGAAATTCAAATTATTGAACGCTATCTCCCTGCTCAGATGTCTCCAGATGAACTCCGCACAGTGTTGGCAGATCTAATTGCGACTTCAGGTGCCCAGGGTCCAAAAGATATGGGCAAAGTGATGGGCCTGGCCAGCAAACAATTAGCCGGAAAGGCCGATGGAAAAAATATATCTGCAATTGTAAAAGAATTGTTAGGCTCTTAA
- a CDS encoding HAD family phosphatase: MIKNLLFDFGNVLFDLDEARTEEKLMQVLDPAKISDLFEKVLHPFERGEISEEAFFNRLQRRSKDLKDGSYYYEAWNAMLLGMPEHRFQWLMNLRKTYRVFLLSNINITHLRAVKKMIYNQTGIDDFESHYFDKVYYSFEIGLRKPELKCFEFVMSHSGILGSETLFIDDKPENVQAASDSGFHASLHDAEQAIEDKILDYLSQFQ, from the coding sequence ATGATTAAAAACCTCCTGTTCGATTTTGGAAATGTGCTGTTTGATTTGGATGAAGCACGTACAGAGGAAAAGCTGATGCAGGTCCTGGATCCTGCTAAAATTTCCGATCTCTTCGAAAAAGTACTCCATCCCTTTGAGCGCGGCGAAATTTCAGAAGAAGCCTTTTTTAACAGATTGCAAAGGAGGTCAAAAGACCTCAAAGATGGATCGTATTATTACGAAGCCTGGAATGCTATGCTTTTGGGTATGCCCGAACATCGGTTTCAATGGTTGATGAATCTCCGAAAAACCTACCGCGTATTCTTACTCAGCAATATCAACATTACCCATTTACGAGCCGTGAAGAAAATGATTTATAACCAAACCGGCATCGACGATTTTGAATCTCATTATTTCGACAAAGTGTATTATTCCTTTGAAATCGGACTCAGAAAACCAGAATTAAAATGTTTTGAATTTGTGATGTCTCATTCCGGAATTCTGGGAAGTGAAACTTTATTTATTGACGACAAACCTGAAAACGTTCAGGCTGCATCAGATAGTGGATTTCATGCCAGCCTTCATGATGCTGAACAAGCAATCGAAGATAAAATCCTTGACTATCTTTCCCAATTTCAATAA
- a CDS encoding RecX family transcriptional regulator, whose translation MYHSTENLILKLRHYCAYQDRSQQEVEQKLFKLGANEQQSGEVILHLIQEGFLNEERFAKSYARGKFRMQQWGRMKIINGLRSKNVSEPLIQIALKEIDEEEYLKTLEHLIRKFYGKSEDVQKTKQNLLARGFEYELVLSVIGFLDL comes from the coding sequence ATGTATCACAGCACTGAAAATCTGATTCTCAAGCTCCGGCACTATTGCGCTTATCAGGACCGGAGTCAGCAGGAAGTAGAACAAAAGTTATTCAAACTGGGAGCAAATGAACAACAATCCGGTGAGGTAATTCTGCATTTAATTCAGGAAGGCTTTCTCAACGAAGAGCGATTTGCAAAATCCTATGCCCGTGGAAAATTTCGAATGCAGCAATGGGGACGAATGAAAATCATCAACGGACTCCGATCAAAAAATGTTTCAGAACCTTTGATACAAATCGCACTGAAGGAAATTGATGAGGAAGAATATCTGAAAACGCTGGAGCATTTAATTCGAAAATTTTACGGAAAATCCGAAGATGTCCAAAAGACGAAACAGAACTTATTGGCCAGGGGATTTGAGTATGAGTTGGTACTGAGTGTGATTGGGTTTTTGGACCTTTAG
- a CDS encoding four helix bundle protein, with amino-acid sequence MRDYTRLHAFKLADELVLSVYRITAFFPKEEIYGLTAQIRRSICSVTFNIVEGSFRESQKEYGRFLEIAFSSLKESHYQINLAFRLHFIDNKSYEIIDKKFLTVEKLLAALLRFIKKSNKNDIEI; translated from the coding sequence ATGAGAGATTACACCAGGCTCCACGCTTTCAAATTAGCTGATGAACTCGTTTTGAGTGTTTATCGCATCACTGCATTTTTTCCTAAAGAAGAAATATATGGATTAACAGCTCAGATCAGAAGGTCTATTTGTTCAGTAACCTTTAATATTGTAGAAGGAAGTTTTCGGGAAAGTCAAAAGGAATATGGCAGATTTTTAGAAATTGCTTTTTCTTCACTCAAAGAGTCCCACTACCAAATAAATTTAGCTTTCAGACTTCATTTTATTGATAATAAATCTTACGAAATTATTGATAAAAAATTTTTAACAGTGGAGAAACTGCTCGCTGCTCTATTGAGGTTTATTAAGAAATCGAATAAAAATGATATTGAAATATAA